A single genomic interval of Aerosakkonema funiforme FACHB-1375 harbors:
- a CDS encoding chemotaxis protein CheA, whose amino-acid sequence MTNLFSSFLDDYFAECDEHLMAIRQNLLFVEPYVNQPLLSRSILDKLFGSFHSIKGLSGMVGVNEAEQLAHEMESYLRALRDNKVVLTTEGLDALLSGTKILEEVITAYRIQNPAPDIVPICDRFRTIFTKPEAQEQEQEKSELQEKVELNLPGQSIPTVADTQPKAPKSLKLKPEESIQLAAALEKGNRAWQFEFLPGTEKAARGINVNTVRQRLQSIGQLIHAEPIALENGGIAFDFIVVSNADTDTFADWEKDGISYLPYSEQEIKSQQSTVNSQNEESENGRAGERESGGAEIKSQKSTVKSQKEERESGTTAESPRKAENLDNISPTPPLPHSPAPPLPFTVAPSNVVRVDLARLDELMQMVGELVITRSRLADNLNNLKTILPASHLRTLRETNLTLERQLRDLREGVMRVRMVPIGEIFVRMQFAIRDLVKETQKQVVLEVSGETTEIDKFIVERMMNPLLHLVRNAVSHGLEEQQERVRWGKSPQGKIALRATTVGEMVTIEVEDDGRGVNVEAVTSSAREQESIGADTTLSSETLLDLICASGFSTRKEADLTSGRGVGMTVVKNTVTELGGFLSLDTQVGRGTRFIIQLPLTLAIADALIVSVSGQTFAIPLSSVHEITQVPSADVTLYPTFANASVMGGEWGDKFFKPLRESKWENNEMIAHRGTVLPLIRLARIFNLENEIPGSDAEENLQPTLKKELNTQTNILQSINSQSLLNLVVVGNGFSAAAIVVDRILGQREIVVRPLTDPLVQVTGIAGATELGDGYAVLILDIIALTRAARIKN is encoded by the coding sequence ATGAGGCAGAACAACTGGCCCACGAAATGGAAAGTTATCTGCGAGCTTTACGCGACAACAAAGTTGTGCTAACAACCGAAGGGCTTGACGCTCTACTAAGCGGTACGAAAATATTGGAGGAGGTAATTACGGCTTACCGGATACAAAATCCCGCCCCGGATATTGTACCGATCTGCGATCGCTTTAGGACTATTTTTACCAAACCAGAAGCACAAGAACAGGAACAGGAAAAGTCAGAATTACAGGAAAAAGTAGAATTAAATTTACCGGGGCAGTCAATTCCCACAGTTGCCGATACTCAACCGAAAGCTCCAAAATCGCTGAAACTTAAGCCAGAAGAAAGTATACAGCTTGCAGCTGCTCTGGAAAAAGGGAATCGAGCTTGGCAATTTGAATTTTTGCCGGGAACCGAAAAAGCAGCTCGCGGTATTAATGTCAACACAGTTCGTCAGCGCTTGCAATCGATCGGCCAATTAATTCACGCTGAGCCAATAGCTCTAGAAAATGGTGGCATTGCCTTTGATTTTATTGTTGTCAGCAACGCTGACACGGATACTTTTGCGGACTGGGAAAAAGACGGTATTAGCTATTTGCCCTACTCGGAACAGGAAATCAAAAGTCAACAGTCAACAGTCAACAGTCAAAACGAAGAGTCGGAGAACGGGAGAGCGGGAGAACGGGAGAGCGGGGGAGCGGAAATTAAAAGTCAAAAGTCAACAGTCAAAAGTCAAAAGGAAGAGCGGGAGAGCGGCACAACCGCAGAATCACCCAGAAAAGCCGAAAATCTAGATAATATTTCCCCCACTCCCCCGCTCCCCCACTCCCCCGCTCCCCCACTCCCTTTCACAGTCGCACCATCGAACGTAGTGCGGGTAGACTTGGCGAGATTGGATGAATTGATGCAGATGGTAGGCGAATTGGTGATTACTCGTTCTCGCCTAGCGGATAACCTCAACAACCTCAAAACCATTTTGCCAGCGTCTCATTTACGTACCTTGCGGGAAACAAACCTTACCCTGGAAAGGCAGTTGCGGGATTTACGGGAAGGTGTAATGCGAGTGCGTATGGTACCGATCGGGGAAATTTTTGTACGTATGCAGTTTGCGATCCGCGATTTGGTGAAAGAAACTCAAAAGCAGGTGGTACTGGAAGTGAGCGGGGAAACAACTGAAATTGATAAATTTATAGTAGAGCGGATGATGAACCCGCTGTTGCATTTGGTGCGTAACGCTGTCAGTCACGGTTTGGAAGAGCAACAAGAGCGGGTGCGTTGGGGCAAATCGCCACAAGGAAAGATTGCCCTTCGCGCTACAACTGTTGGGGAAATGGTGACGATCGAAGTTGAGGACGATGGTCGAGGCGTTAATGTAGAAGCGGTAACCTCTAGTGCGAGAGAGCAAGAGTCGATTGGTGCGGATACGACGCTCTCTAGCGAAACTCTACTCGATCTGATTTGCGCGAGCGGTTTTTCCACTCGTAAAGAAGCAGATTTAACAAGTGGGCGCGGTGTGGGGATGACGGTTGTCAAAAATACCGTCACAGAATTAGGTGGTTTTCTCTCACTGGATACCCAGGTGGGACGAGGTACCCGCTTTATAATTCAACTGCCCCTGACTTTGGCGATCGCAGATGCTTTAATTGTCTCCGTCAGCGGACAAACTTTTGCCATTCCTCTGTCATCGGTGCATGAAATAACTCAAGTGCCCTCAGCAGATGTCACTTTATATCCGACATTTGCAAATGCCTCCGTTATGGGTGGCGAGTGGGGCGATAAATTTTTTAAGCCCCTGCGCGAGTCGAAATGGGAAAATAATGAAATGATCGCTCACCGAGGCACTGTTTTGCCTTTGATTCGTCTGGCTCGCATTTTTAACTTAGAAAACGAGATCCCAGGCTCAGATGCAGAGGAGAATCTTCAGCCCACTCTCAAAAAAGAACTGAACACTCAAACAAACATTCTCCAGTCAATCAATTCCCAGTCACTGTTAAATTTGGTTGTAGTTGGCAACGGATTTAGTGCAGCGGCGATCGTTGTCGATCGCATTTTAGGACAGCGAGAAATTGTGGTGCGACCGCTCACAGATCCCCTCGTTCAAGTTACGGGTATCGCTGGAGCCACCGAACTCGGTGATGGATACGCAGTCTTAATTCTCGATATTATAGCTTTAACTCGCGCCGCCAGAATAAAAAATTAA
- a CDS encoding chemotaxis protein CheW yields MSNEPFIIFELVGTKYAISSQMVQRMEMIEQITPVPNSPSFVEGVVFSRGQVIPAINLRVRFGFEKIRYDIRTRLIVIKANDRTVGLIADSAREFVVIPADAIQPPPEAICGLSDKYLTGIAISGEKLVLILNCEEVLKFSNNSLAAFGNS; encoded by the coding sequence ATGAGCAATGAACCTTTTATAATTTTTGAACTTGTGGGCACAAAATATGCTATCTCCTCTCAAATGGTACAGCGTATGGAGATGATCGAACAGATTACCCCAGTACCAAACTCGCCCTCCTTTGTAGAAGGTGTAGTTTTCTCTCGCGGTCAAGTGATTCCCGCCATAAATTTGCGGGTAAGGTTCGGCTTTGAAAAAATTCGCTATGATATCCGCACGCGCCTAATAGTGATTAAGGCAAACGATCGAACTGTGGGTTTAATAGCAGACTCCGCTCGCGAATTTGTGGTGATTCCCGCTGATGCTATCCAGCCGCCGCCAGAGGCTATTTGTGGACTCAGTGACAAATATTTGACAGGTATCGCTATTTCAGGAGAAAAATTAGTGCTAATCCTCAATTGCGAAGAAGTATTAAAATTTTCAAATAATAGTTTAGCAGCGTTCGGTAATAGCTAA